From a region of the Panicum virgatum strain AP13 chromosome 2K, P.virgatum_v5, whole genome shotgun sequence genome:
- the LOC120664695 gene encoding uncharacterized protein LOC120664695 isoform X2 — protein MENGGGTKRRLPEMVMCSTCSGFVLRNKRKPNPDEEVVAEAEKMRDMLRAVLLHGPLQMVEPAEATRKQRQILQRRRRILVETKRCPACSGSPLELCPTRFCSLLAKKPRPDEEDKAMMMVADPRSKAGSKSSREEVSEFVALLWSDGGKEISTEDEAMVADAKSSEHKLKRSREEGSGSSKKKAKRSNEVEGSGSKEAEMEGSGSIDKVLIEGIVESVGGGMKTKVQVRRVLKKVIEILDKPPVKIEREEPIKEDIELPGGDRKTMMVTQRLDEKCIDLLKNRPRPKPIPYDKYLTNRRTIDAITAMDKVDRLFHGYLQYQSIIKGYAEYQLEVPDDEGDDWKLA, from the exons ATGGAGAACGGGGGTGGGACGAAGCGGAGGTTACCAGAGATGGTCATGTGTTCCACTTGCTCCGGATTTGTGTTGAGGAACAAGCGCAAACCTAACCCTGacgaggaggtggtggcggaaGCCGAGAAGATGCGGGACATGCTGAGGGCGGTGCTACTACACGGGCCCCTCCAGATGGTGGAGCCGGCTGAGGCGACCAGGAAGCAGCGGCAGATtttgcagaggaggaggaggatcctGGTGGAGACCAAGAGGTGCCCGGCTTGCTCCGGTTCGCCGTTAGAGCTGTGCCCGACTCGCTTCTGTTCGCTGTTAGCGAAGAAGCCCAGGCCCGATGAGGAGGACAAGGCGATGATGATGGTAGCGGACCCTAGATCCAAGGCCGGATCGAAGAGCTCGAGGGAGGAGGTCAGCGAGTTCGTGGCCCTCCTTTGGTCGGATGGCGGGAAGGAGATTTCGACGGAGGACGAGGCGATGGTGGCAGACGCCAAATCGTCGGAGCACAAGTTGAAGCGATCGAGGGAGGAGG GCAGCGGATCGTCGAAGAAGAAGGCTAAGAGATCGAACGag GTGGAGGGCAGTGGATCGAAGGAGGCGGAGATGGAGGGCAGTGGATCGATCGATAAGGTGTTGATTGAGGGCATCGTCGAATCAGTCGGTGGAGGTATGAAGACTAAGGTGCAGGTTAGGAGGGTGCTCAAGAAGGTTATTGAGATTTTGGATAAGCCCCCTGTCAAGATTGAACGGGAGGAGCCAATAAAGGAGGACATTGAATTGCCCGGTGGAGATAGGAAGACTATGATGGTGACTCAGAGGTTGGACGAGAAGTGCATTGATCTTTTGAAGAATCGGCCCCGTCCCAAGCCTATCCCCTACGATAAGTATTTGACGAACCGACGTACTATTGATGCTATTACTGCCATGGATAAGGTTGATCGTTTGTTCCATGGGTACTTGCAATACCAGTCCATCATCAAGGGGTATGCTGAGTACCAGCTGGAGGTCCCCGATGACGAAGGTGATGACTGGAAGTTGGCGTAG
- the LOC120664695 gene encoding uncharacterized protein LOC120664695 isoform X1: protein MENGGGTKRRLPEMVMCSTCSGFVLRNKRKPNPDEEVVAEAEKMRDMLRAVLLHGPLQMVEPAEATRKQRQILQRRRRILVETKRCPACSGSPLELCPTRFCSLLAKKPRPDEEDKAMMMVADPRSKAGSKSSREEVSEFVALLWSDGGKEISTEDEAMVADAKSSEHKLKRSREEGSGSSKKKAKRSNEVEGSGSKEAEMEGSGSIDKVLIEGIVESVGGGMKTKVQVRRVLKKVIEILDKPPVKIEREEPIKEDIELPGGDRKTMMVTQRLDEKCIDLLKNRPRPKPIPYDKYLTNRRTIDAITAMDKVDRLFHGYLQYQSIIKGYAEYQLEVPDDEGDDWKLV, encoded by the exons ATGGAGAACGGGGGTGGGACGAAGCGGAGGTTACCAGAGATGGTCATGTGTTCCACTTGCTCCGGATTTGTGTTGAGGAACAAGCGCAAACCTAACCCTGacgaggaggtggtggcggaaGCCGAGAAGATGCGGGACATGCTGAGGGCGGTGCTACTACACGGGCCCCTCCAGATGGTGGAGCCGGCTGAGGCGACCAGGAAGCAGCGGCAGATtttgcagaggaggaggaggatcctGGTGGAGACCAAGAGGTGCCCGGCTTGCTCCGGTTCGCCGTTAGAGCTGTGCCCGACTCGCTTCTGTTCGCTGTTAGCGAAGAAGCCCAGGCCCGATGAGGAGGACAAGGCGATGATGATGGTAGCGGACCCTAGATCCAAGGCCGGATCGAAGAGCTCGAGGGAGGAGGTCAGCGAGTTCGTGGCCCTCCTTTGGTCGGATGGCGGGAAGGAGATTTCGACGGAGGACGAGGCGATGGTGGCAGACGCCAAATCGTCGGAGCACAAGTTGAAGCGATCGAGGGAGGAGG GCAGCGGATCGTCGAAGAAGAAGGCTAAGAGATCGAACGag GTGGAGGGCAGTGGATCGAAGGAGGCGGAGATGGAGGGCAGTGGATCGATCGATAAGGTGTTGATTGAGGGCATCGTCGAATCAGTCGGTGGAGGTATGAAGACTAAGGTGCAGGTTAGGAGGGTGCTCAAGAAGGTTATTGAGATTTTGGATAAGCCCCCTGTCAAGATTGAACGGGAGGAGCCAATAAAGGAGGACATTGAATTGCCCGGTGGAGATAGGAAGACTATGATGGTGACTCAGAGGTTGGACGAGAAGTGCATTGATCTTTTGAAGAATCGGCCCCGTCCCAAGCCTATCCCCTACGATAAGTATTTGACGAACCGACGTACTATTGATGCTATTACTGCCATGGATAAGGTTGATCGTTTGTTCCATGGGTACTTGCAATACCAGTCCATCATCAAGGGGTATGCTGAGTACCAGCTGGAGGTCCCCGATGACGAAGGTGATGACTGGAAG TTGGTGTAG